Within Bacillus sp. Marseille-Q1617, the genomic segment AAACGGAGATGATTAATAAGCCTGGGGGAGAATCTTATGAAACGTAACAATCCAATAGCTTTCATAATGCTTTGTTTTATGACCGGTTTGCTGTCCCTGTCCGCATGCAGCAGTTCGGCTGATACGAAAGCTGAAAAAGAAGAGACGAAAGAAGAAGATAAATACGAAAAGCTCGTGAAAGAGAAAAACGGTGAGTTTGAGCTCGAACCGATCGAGCTGACCTCCTACAGCGAGGAAATAGGTGCGACCATGGAGGAGCCTTCACACAAGGAATTCGCCGCGAATGGGGAAGTGGTGATCAAAGGGGCTATCGAGAAGCATTCCGGATTGAAATCGGACTATGCCTGGATCAAGGTTCGCTCAACGGAGGAAGGACCGGCTGGCGACCAGCTTGAATATTACACGCCAATCGGGGATGGCAAGTTCAAGCAATCGATCCATTTCTTCAACGGCGAGGGAGAATACAGCGTGAAGGTGCAGCTGCCAAGTAAGGATCAAGAGAATTATTTTTATGACACGGCCTCCTTTATCGTCCATAATGTAAACCCTGAAATGAAGCGGGACGTGACATATACTCCGTTTGGCAGGGATGCCGAATTGAATGTGAGTCTCGATTCCAGTTATACGAAGGAAAGTGAAGTGTTCGCCCTGCAAGGTAAGGCGGGCCAGTTGACGGATAGCGATACCATCATGCTGAAGTTGAAAAAGGACAGTGAAACATGGACGCATGTCATTCCTGTTAAAGATGGAACATTCTCCTATGACGTGCCTTTATTTTATGGAAAAGGGGTTCATGAGCTTGAAGTGCTTGTTCCTGATGAGGAGCGGGAGAATTACTATCAGACAGCAACAACGATTTTAATCGATAACGAGTCTGAACGAATGATGAGTCCGGTTGAATACTCCGAGACCTACATGGAGCGTGGGGTCACCTTGGAATCCCCGCAATATGGAGGGGAAGAGACAGATGGATTGTACACGGTAAAAGGGACAATCGATCCGAAAGCCGAGTTCGGTCCGGAAACCGATCATATCTATATCAAGACGAAAAAAGGAGAGGATGAAGCGCTTGACGTCATTCCTGTGGAAGACTTCACATTCGATGATTCCTTCTACCTCCGATTTGGTCCCGGTACATACGAGGTGACCTTGAGTGTACCGGAAATCAAGGAAGAAAACAGTGATTCCTTCAGGTTCTACGGCTTTGCCAAGTTCGAAGTGGAATCGACCGGTGAAGATAAAAGGGATCTCCTGCCTTCAAGAGGCGTGGAATCTGATCATCCAACAATTGAAGAATTAGCTCAAAAGCTGACAGCCGGGAAGAAGACAGACCGTGAAAAAGTGAAGGCAATCTATGATTACACAGCGAAGAATGTCAGCTATGATGTAGAAAAGCTTGAAAATGAAGAATTCGAGTGGGATGATAGTGCCATGAAAACGCTCGACGAGGAAACGGGCGTATGCCAGGACTATGCTTATCTTGCCATCGCGCTCTTAAGGGCAAGTGACATTGAAGCGAGATTCGTTGAAGGGATGGCCCGGGGCGGATGGTGGCCGCAGCGGCATGCCTGGGTCGAAGCAAAAGTGGACGGTAAATGGCTGACGATGGATCCGACTTGGGGCTCCGGCTACATCAAGGATGATAAGTTTGTAGCGGATTTTAATGAGAAATATTTTGACCCGGATCCGGCCGAATTTGAAAAGACACATACTCGTACGGGGATATCCTATTAGTCAAAGAAAAAGGCATTCCTTCATTCTTAGAATGTGGAAAGCCTTTTTCTTTATTTCTTCAGTAAATCGCGGATCTCCGTCAAAAGTTCAACTTTCGGATCTACCACGGGTGCTTTTTCAGCAATTTCTTCTTTTCGTTTTAAACGATTGAATGCCTGGATGAATACGAATAGGGATAGGGCGATTATAATGAAATCAACAATTGCTTGAATGAATAGTCCATATTCGATCACTGCATCCCCAACTGTAGCCGTTAAATGTTCAAAGCTGATGCCTCCAAGGAGTGTACCTACCAGCGGCATGATGATGTAGTCCACTAACGCGGATACAATCTTCCCGAATGCAGCAGCAATGACCACTGCGACGGCTAAATCGATTACATTTCCTTTTAGGGCAAACTTCTTAAACTCTTTCAACATTTTGGACACCTCCTTCTTTAAAAGAGTATAAACAATAATTGATAGAATAAACAGATTGGTTATTTTTACTACATTGCTTTAAGAAGAGGGTTAAGAGACTTTGAAATAACAGTTGTATGATAAAGTCATGAAAACGTGGAAAAATAAATGCAGCTAACCTTATAAAGGTCAGCTGCATTTATTTTTTATTGGAGCCCAAGAAGTTATGGCTGCCAAAGGACCTCGAGCAAATCCTCATCGAACAAATTCGTATCGATATTACATGCCTCGGCATCGATGCCGTACTGCCAGCCGAGAGCAAGAGAGTTGTCAGGGGCTTCAGGGGCAAAATCAGGAGCATCAGCCTGGGTGGTGATTCCCACACTCGGTGAAGACGTCCAAATATAGTTCTCTTTCAAAATATCATTATTGCTTTCCACCGCTTGATTGTATTCTTTAAAGAGAGCTCTTTCCGTATCGAATATTCCATAAATACCAGATTCATATTTAGAAGAAGCTATTGTTTCATACCAGCCCCGGATAAACTCTGAATCCACCGGATAGGTCGGTTCAATATCTGCAAATAACGCGACACCTTCCGGGATCCCCAGCTCATCAGCAGCCTGGATGGCAGCCTTCGCTTGATTCACGCCATTTTCAAATCCGGTCGCATCACTGAAATTATTATAGATGGGAAGGATCGTATCCCCTTTGGAATGGATTAGTTCTACCTGTTCAGGGGATAAGCCGATCGAGACCCCATCCCGTGTTTTGATGTAGCGTCCGAACACTTCCGGGTCACCGAAATTATCCCTCACGCATGCATAGAACCCTTCCGTCGTTTCACTGGCAGAATCGATACCCCAGACGACTTCCGGGTTTGGATCCTGATTGCCATCACTTCCATCGCCACCGTTTCCATCCTCTCCCCCGCCGTTATTACGGCCGCTGGTTACGTTCCCTACATCATTGGTGACCTTCACATCCACATTGACTCCAAGATTGTTCAGTACGTTGTTATCCAAACCGTAGCTTCCGCTTCCGTTTAGGTAGTTTTTAAGGGTATTGGAAAGTGTGCCTTCTGCCTTTCCTTCAAATTGGTTATCAATCGAGTTAGAGAACGTCGATTTCCCACTGCCTTCTGCCTGGTTGTCGATCTCATTTTGTATGTCATAATCCGTATCACTGGTCATGTCATTCACAATGGTGGTTTCCACATTGGAGTTTCCGTAAATATTATTTTGTACATTGGTATGAATGGTGATGGTTGCATTGGATTGCCCAGTTGAAGGATTCATTCCGGCGGATTTTCTTGTTTCATCGCTTCCATCCTTAAGAAAATAAATCAGTGTCCCTAAATAAAGGATGATAAAGACAGAGACGATGGTCATGATCATGTTTTTGCCCAGATTCATATTCTCACCTTTTCACATTGATATCACAGGAATGACGCATTCTTCCCACTTGAATTCCTGATATTTTATGAAGGACTGGGTGTTTGTGTGCGGGCCCTTGGTGTTGGATATGATAAAGTAATAGAAAAAGGAGAGGAAAGGGAATCCAATGACGACAAAGTTATATTACGAAGATGCGTACCTGACAACATTTGGGACAACCATCCACCATCAAGGGCAGGAAGAAGACGGCCGCTGGTATGTTGTATTGGAGCAGACAGCTTTCTACCCGACTGGCGGGGGACAGCCGTATGATGAGGGAAGCCTTAACGGTATCAAGGTGCTAGATGTAGAAGAGGCTGCCGGGGAAATCCGGCATTATATAGAAAGGCCGTTTGAAGAACTTCCTGAAGCGGCCATGGGGAAAGTGGATTGGAAGAGACGGTTTGATCATATGCAGCAGCATGCCGGACAGCATATTCTATCCGCAGCTTTTGCAGAAGAGCTCGGATATGAAACGATCAGCTTTCATTTGGGAAAAGACATCCTGAC encodes:
- the mscL gene encoding large-conductance mechanosensitive channel protein MscL; the encoded protein is MLKEFKKFALKGNVIDLAVAVVIAAAFGKIVSALVDYIIMPLVGTLLGGISFEHLTATVGDAVIEYGLFIQAIVDFIIIALSLFVFIQAFNRLKRKEEIAEKAPVVDPKVELLTEIRDLLKK
- a CDS encoding transglutaminase domain-containing protein, with amino-acid sequence MKRNNPIAFIMLCFMTGLLSLSACSSSADTKAEKEETKEEDKYEKLVKEKNGEFELEPIELTSYSEEIGATMEEPSHKEFAANGEVVIKGAIEKHSGLKSDYAWIKVRSTEEGPAGDQLEYYTPIGDGKFKQSIHFFNGEGEYSVKVQLPSKDQENYFYDTASFIVHNVNPEMKRDVTYTPFGRDAELNVSLDSSYTKESEVFALQGKAGQLTDSDTIMLKLKKDSETWTHVIPVKDGTFSYDVPLFYGKGVHELEVLVPDEERENYYQTATTILIDNESERMMSPVEYSETYMERGVTLESPQYGGEETDGLYTVKGTIDPKAEFGPETDHIYIKTKKGEDEALDVIPVEDFTFDDSFYLRFGPGTYEVTLSVPEIKEENSDSFRFYGFAKFEVESTGEDKRDLLPSRGVESDHPTIEELAQKLTAGKKTDREKVKAIYDYTAKNVSYDVEKLENEEFEWDDSAMKTLDEETGVCQDYAYLAIALLRASDIEARFVEGMARGGWWPQRHAWVEAKVDGKWLTMDPTWGSGYIKDDKFVADFNEKYFDPDPAEFEKTHTRTGISY
- a CDS encoding glycoside hydrolase domain-containing protein, yielding MNLGKNMIMTIVSVFIILYLGTLIYFLKDGSDETRKSAGMNPSTGQSNATITIHTNVQNNIYGNSNVETTIVNDMTSDTDYDIQNEIDNQAEGSGKSTFSNSIDNQFEGKAEGTLSNTLKNYLNGSGSYGLDNNVLNNLGVNVDVKVTNDVGNVTSGRNNGGGEDGNGGDGSDGNQDPNPEVVWGIDSASETTEGFYACVRDNFGDPEVFGRYIKTRDGVSIGLSPEQVELIHSKGDTILPIYNNFSDATGFENGVNQAKAAIQAADELGIPEGVALFADIEPTYPVDSEFIRGWYETIASSKYESGIYGIFDTERALFKEYNQAVESNNDILKENYIWTSSPSVGITTQADAPDFAPEAPDNSLALGWQYGIDAEACNIDTNLFDEDLLEVLWQP